One window of the Clupea harengus chromosome 20, Ch_v2.0.2, whole genome shotgun sequence genome contains the following:
- the fhl1a gene encoding four and a half LIM domains protein 1a: protein MTDRMDCFYCRDNLQGKKYVTKESKHVCVRCFDKLCANTCAECRRPIGADAKELNHKNRHWHEDCFRCAKCYKPLANEPFCARDDGKIMCGKCNSREDGARCQACYKVVMPGTQNVEYKNKVWHEECFTCFDCKQPIGSKSFLTKGDDIYCAPCHEKKFAKHCFGCKEAITTGGISYQNQPWHSDCFVCRTCKKALAGTSFTSHEDAVYCVDCYKTSVAKKCNGCQNPITGFGRGTNVVNYEGHSWHEYCFNCKKCSLSLANKRFVINGEDVYCPDCAKKL, encoded by the exons ATGACTGACCGCATGGACTGTTTCTACTGCCGTGACAACCTGCAGGGGAAGAAGTACGTCACCAAGGAAAGCAAGCACGTCTGTGTGCGCTGCTTCGACAAGCTCTGTGCCAACACCTGTGCTGAATGCCGCCGCCCCATTGGTGCAGATGCCAAG GAATTGAACCATAAGAACCGTCATTGGCATGAGGACTGCTTCCGCTGTGCCAAGTGCTACAAGCCCTTAGCAAACGAGCCCTTCTGTGCCAGGGATGATGGCAAGATCATGTGCGGCAAGTGCAACTCCCGTGAAGACGGTGCCCGGTGCCAGGCCTGCTACAAGGTCGTTATGCCAG GCACTCAGAACGTGGAGTACAAGAACAAAGTGTGGCATGAGGAGTGCTTCACTTGCTTCGATTGCAAGCAGCCAATCGGTTCGAAAAGCTTCCTGACCAAGGGGGACGACATCTACTGTGCCCCTTGCCATGAGAAGAAGTTTGCCAAGCACTGCTTTGGCTGCAAGGAG GCCATCACCACTGGTGGCATCAGCTACCAGAACCAGCCCTGGCACTCGGACTGCTTCGTGTGCCGCACCTGCAAGAAGGCTCTGGCTGGAACCTCCTTCACCTCCCACGAGGATGCGGTCTACTGTGTGGACTGCTACAAGACCTCTGTGGCCAAGAAGTGCAATGGCTGCCAGAACCCAATAACAG GATTTGGCAGGGGCACCAACGTGGTGAACTACGAGGGGCACTCCTGGCATGAGTACTGCTTCAACTGCAAGAAGTGCTCCCTGTCTCTGGCCAATAAGCGCTTTGTGATCAATGGCGAGGACGTCTACTGCCCCGACTGTGCCAAGAAGCTGTGA